The following nucleotide sequence is from Ailuropoda melanoleuca isolate Jingjing chromosome 12, ASM200744v2, whole genome shotgun sequence.
gatttcAATGGGCAGCACTGCATTAGTGGGTTGGGAAATCAGTGTGGTGGGCCTTGGCCAATTtttcaatgaaacagaataaaatagaatagaaaacatcAGAGGGGCATCATATGTCATAAGAGTATTGGTCCATACAGACAGTAAGCAGATTGGTGTGTGTCaaaggctggggatggggggtgggaatggggagtgactgcttaatgaaTATGGGGTTTCCttagggcaatgaaaatgttttggaacattttcatggCTAATGTACGCCATGTGAGTTTCACCTcgataaataacaaaaaacaaagaatattggTGCTATAAAAATGTTTCAGCTTTATGTGTGTGTAACTGCATCAGATTGAGAtgtgtaaaatgtattttctcctacAGATTGCAGTCAACAAGGTTTGAAAAAGCACTGTCTCATTACCTTTGATTCACTGAGGGCAAACTCTGAAACGGACGCTATACTAAGCCCTCAGGTGAAGAATACACACCCATCCATTTCTACGCAGCCCAGACTCTTTAAAACggatagtaaaaagaaaaataataaccagCCCTCATTTCTTTACTAAGCGTCAGCCCCTATGCTAAGGACTTTACATGAATTGATGCAATTAATCTTCTCAACACCCAGaagaggtaggtactattattagccccattttacaggtaaggaaaccaagAACCCAGAgtgattaagtaatttgcccagtcACACAGGTAGGAAGTGACAAGTCAgagttcaaacccaggcagccccGCTCTGGAATCTCTGACCTgtcacctccttcccttctcagatGGGGAAGACAAATACAATAATGGTCAAGTGTTCGGAGCTGAATGCTTTAAAAAGTAGGGGGCAGCTGTGAGACCAGCCGGCTAGAGGTAGTGACCCCAACTGGGAAGCTGATAAAGGTATCCTGCAGGAAGAATCATTCTAGCAAAGACCAGATGATGAGGGGCAGCTGGCAGAAGAAAGGAGGCTGGAGGACAGGCACGCCGAGCCGAGGCACAGCAGATGCGGAGGCATGGAAGGAAAGAGGGCTGCCTGAAGCACTCACCCTtggctcctctctctcaaatgccaTATCCATTCATCAGGAAATCATGTTGGCTCTGCCTTCAAAGTATATCCAAGGTCTGAGCTCTTTCCCCACAGCCGCCCTGAAGCCGCCAATGGTTGGAAGCTGGGGCAGGTGCGGGGGGGACGTGAAGCACAGGGGGGGAACTGGCAAGACATACACACTCTCGAAAAGATGGGAATGGGACCTCATCCTGTAGGACCTCACAAGCCCAGCAAGGAGTGTGGAAgcaaggcttcctggaggaggggaaggagggaagagagggaaggaacagTGTtcttggcagagggaagagcatgaaTAAAGACCCAGAGAAACGGGAAGAACTTCAGGGTGGCTGCGGCGGCCTGAGCGGTGGGGAGAGGTGTGAGTTGAGGCAGGTGAGGCTGGCAGGGGTAAACACCAGGCTAGGAGCTTCGGCTCTGTGCCATGGACCCTGGGAGCCATGGGTGGTTTTAAACGGGGGAGGGACAGGATCAGATTCGTGCTTTAGAAAGACCCAGTGGCTACATCAAGAGGGGGTGAGACTGGAGACAGAGACCAGGGAGGATACAAACCTAGCCATGTCTCAGTCCCtcctctgcccgtcccccccCCCATCTGTCTACCATTGTCTCTCAGTCTGACTCTGCGGTAGTCTCTCACTGGTCTCTCAGCAACCACTCCTGCCCACCGCCCCCCTCCTCTATATGTGGCCAGAGGGATCCTAGGAATACCTGAATCAGGtcctgtcccttctctgctcagAGCCCTCCCATGGCTCCCATCCAACTAGGGATATAACCCAGAACCTCCTCATGGACAGCAAGGCCCTGTCTGATCtgctttcccccacccctgactTCATCTCCTGatcacctcccctgccccccaatacacacacatactccactccagccacactggcctccatGGACTTCCTCAACCAGGCCAGGCATGcccctacctcagggcctttgcactggctgttctttctgcctagaaTACTCATCCCCCAGGGACCCATACGTCCCCCTCATTCCCCTCCTTAAGGTCTTTACCCAAATGTCATCTTTTCAGTGAGGGTTTCCCTCATCACTGAAAATCTCcactcctcccccctccacactttccctttatttttctttatagctcTTATCTTCCTAACTACTATatcattttctcatgtgtcttgTTTATTGCCAGTCTCCTCCCAAGAGCATGTTGGCTCCACGAGGGCAGGGACTGTTTGGCCCACTGCTTgcacaggacctggcacacagcaggcattcgataaatatttgctgaattatgAATGGGTGGGTCAGAGATCCAGGGCAGAGAGCTGGTGGCAAGATGGACAGAACGTCCCCGAGGCCAGGATGCTGGCTCCTTTCACTTGACTGTTTTTGcatctttctcactctttctctcatcGCCCCTCCTTTTCTGTATCTCTGCTCCATATTCCCCCCTTGCCGGGACCCCACCCCTGCCGTTCCTGGGCCCCAGGCTCCCACCTGGCTCAGCACACATCTCAGCAGCCACAGGGCTGAGGGGCCACGGCCTGGGCGCTCCGAGGCTGCCGCAGCTGGCGGAGTGAAGCATCCCCGTACTGAATGCCTGAGCCCATCCTCTCGGGGTCGAGCTCGCctgggggggtgcaggggagaggtCAGGACTGGTCGCCTGGAGAACTCTgggccctgccttcctctcccactaccacCCTGGGCAGTCAGGGGCCTCACCTGAGTCGATCTTGTTCAGGATGGTGCGGGCACACTTCAGGAAAGCCTCTTCCACGTTCTCACCCGTGAGGGCGCTAGTCTCCAGGAACATTAGCTCTGGGGGACAGGGCCTCGGTcagtccccaccctccccttgaCAATGACCTGCCACCTCTCATTCTGCTCCTCAAGCTTCCACCTCTGCCCTCACTCCAGGCCCTTGCCctgggcccccctccccaggtggTTCCTGCCTACACACCTCCTCCTCCAGAAAGTCCTCTCTGACCTCCCAGCATGCATCAGGTGCCCTCTCAGCCCCCTGGGCTCCCACAGCCCCCTGTGCCTCCCCTCTCCCGGCCCTGACCTCTCTGGCCTGTCACTGTCTGGAAAGGgtcctgtctcccttccccacccactgGACTGTGAGCCCGTGAGAGCTGGGCCCAGGGTGTCTTTAACACTATGTCCCCAGCACCATCTAGGACAGGCCCAGGCCCACCACAATTTGCCCTTTAGCCATGTGACAAGGCCTCACAGAAAGTAAGAGCCAGGACTCAAGCCCACATCTTTCAGATGGCAAAACATCCTCAAACCTGAAGGTTACCAACTGGAGGGACTACAGACCCTGAGCTATAAGGTGTTTGGCTAACACAGAAGTTCTCAAATGAGTTTATAGTCGCACACCTTTTGATGTGGCTGTCGGTCCGGTCCATACCCCTAATGCTAGTGGCTGCTAACTTAGGGTCTACCCTGTCCTATTTCCCTTATTCACAAAACAGACCTGTCCCCTCGGGCCATCGGAGTTTGCGACCTCCATGTTACACCAACACCCTGCACTGGTTGAAGGTTTCTTAGCAGCCAACATTAACCAAGCGCCCGCTCCCGAGTCCAGGGAGTGCTGGGGGCTCCTTGGGACCGACCCCCTTAACCATCACGTACTACGTGAGGCAGAAACACTGTGATTCCCacttcccagatgaggaaacaggaccAGAGTGGTCACACAGTTCACATGTGGCAACACTCGCATTTGAACCCAGACCTCTCAATCTCCACATTCCCCTGCTAGGCACAGCTACAGAGAGCCCACAGGCCCATGGGCCCCAGTGGATGGCCCCTGCTTTTCTGCTGAGCATCCTTCCCCACTGGCCCACCATAGGGTCCTCACCATTCTCCTGGGCAAAGCGGGAGGCCTCTAGGAAAGTGACCTCGCGCTCGGGGTCTAGGTCTTTCTTGTTGCCACAGAGGATAACCACGATGTTGGGGCTGGCCAGCGTGCGGGCGTCGGTCAGCCAGGCAGCCAGCGAGTTGTACGTCTCCCGGCtatagagaagggagagaggaaagagggaggcaggcacAGGATAGGGGCCCCGCCCACGCCCTGCCCCACTCTCCCCGAATCACCCACCTGGTGATGTCATACACCAGCAGGGCTCCAGCCGCCCCTCGGTAGTAACTCCGTGTCACCGACCTGTGAGGCCAGGGGGACCCAGTCACCCCCGAGGCTGGGGTCTGCCCTGAGATTGCCCCCCTCTGCGGAGAGAGACTGGTGGTTCGGAGGCCCCCCCTTTACTGCTGGCCCATCCCCCAAAAGCTGACGGTGGTCTGGTGTCACCACAATTTCCTTCTCTGCtggtctctctgcctccctcaatctctgtctcccttagctgtctgtctgcctgcctctgtCGGAGTCTCTGTCTTTGACTCTCTCATGTCCCTGTCTTTATCTCTTCATTGGCCTGTGTCTTTCTGCCTGTCACTCTTACGTGTGTGTCTCTCTCATTCCCTAGGTCTCTCTATCGCTGTCGCTCTGTCTGTGGTTCTCTCATCCTCACTCTTGATTTCTCATGCATTCGCTCATTCCTCATTTCCTGCCACCTCCCCTTCGCCCAGTCCTGGCCAGGGGTCTGCAACTACCTCTGCTCGTCCCTCTCCTGCCATGTCCCAGGGACGCCCTGTTCCCAGAGTGGCAGACTGCGCATCTCGATGTCACCTGTCTGGGTACCCCTTGAACTCAGGCAATCATTTCACAAGCATTCACTGAGCACATACTGCAAACCCAGCACCAGCCGCATACCCTttgccctgtctctctctcacacagcGAATCAACGCACCAATATTAACTCAGCAGCTACTATGCCCTGGCCTGGGGCCCACACCTCTCCACGGACTCAATTCCCTCgtgtccctcctctctctgtctctgtttctcacGCTCAGGATTTCCATGCATCCACCACCTTGTCTTTCCCCTCTGCCACACACACCcatttctccatctctctggCTCCGCCTGTCCCACCCTCCCGGTTTCTGGCTCTGAcctgtttctctttgtgtttctttatcaCCCTTCCCTTGCTCTTCTCAGTGTCAGTCTTTCTCTGTCCCGTTCAGAGTGTACCTGTTTTCCAGTTTCCCTCTCTTTCAATCTCTCCCTTTCCACGTCTatcccttgcccccaccccaagcGCCTCTCCCTGGGCACAAGTCTTCATCTCTCCAGCCATCTACTGGATGGCCTATATAGGGTCGATCTATTGCAGTCTCTCTAGGATCTGTGAGTCTCTCCCTTCATTATACTCCTTTCTCAACCTCATTTTCCCTCACTATCCCTTCTATCTCTCCAGGATCCCTGCTCTCTCTGGCTGAAGGTACCTGTACCCagtctccgtctctctctcttgGCCTTGCCTGCCCTCTCAATGTCTCTGTGCTCCTATTGGATCTCCAAGTGACTGCACACACCTCTCTCTCCCGGtctccctctcccattttttctcctctctcctctgccccttcccttgggAGCCCGGCCCACCTACCGAAACCGCTCCTGGCCGGCTGTGTCCCAAATCTGGAGTTTCACAGTCTTCCCACCCACGTTGACCACCCGAGATCCAAACTCCACGCCGATTGTGTGGTTGGAGTCCTGTTTgactgggagtgggagggagagaagaggcagtgCAGGGGCTCAGGAGATTTCCTGATCCCAGGCCTCCTCAGTCTGTACAAAACCATTCTCGTTGCTGGGgtgactgaggctcagggaggatcTAGCAAACACGAGGGCCAGGCAGCCAGCCCTGCCCTTGCCCCCACCATGCCCACACCCACAGTTCAGTGCTCCCGGGGCCATTCCCAGAAACTTACACTTATTCTCAATGAATTGATGAAGGAGACATGATTTGCCAGTTCCTGCACTGCCAATCACCAGGAATTTGAAGAGGAAGTCTGAGCAGATGGAGCCAAGATCAGGGAAACCCGTATGGAGAGAATGATATGGGGCAAAAGATGGAAACCAAGAGACCGTCACAGTTACAAGGGGACAAACAGACACAGGCAGAAACAGAGCAACAATAACAACATCAACAGACAATTCTTACAGTGCTTACCCATAAAGCACAGTTCTAAAGTTCTTTACTACAGCAAGCTCACTTATTCCTCAGAAAAACTCTACGAGGAAGGTATACTAACAAATATCCCTGTcttccagatgaggaaaaagaGGCCAGAAAGGTTAACTGGCTTGCCCAGGATCCCacagctgggcagggctgggattcgaacccaggtcaACTGGCTCCAGAGTTCAAAAGCTTAGCTATTACCTTGTTGAAGCCTCTTGAGAAGCCACCTTATCGAGGCCCACAGGCTTGCCCTTGCCCCTCACGACTTCACCTCCTACCACCCTGGCCTTCAGTCTATTCCCTGAAAATAGCAAGCTGGTTCCCGCCTCAGGATCTTTGCATTTGTTCCTTCGGCTTTTCCCTACTTGTTGAAGGAATGTGGCTCCTTCTTACTCTTAAACTAGTGCTGTTTCTGCCGCACCCTGTCCTTCCAcctcttcatccatccatccagatTTTCCAATTCTGggtccctccatccctccctttaCCCAAGGCACTGGCCCTAGTCTCAAGTTTAACCCCTACCCCTTGCCACTAGTCCCGCCCACCACCTAATTCAAGGACAACTCATCCCCAACCCCACCGCAGACCTCTCAAGCCACAGCAGTCTCAGGGTCCACAGCATCCCCTCGGGGTTCTCGCAGCCCACCATCCTCAAGCCCTGCCACTCACACAGTCAGCCTCACCCCATCCACTCAGGCTCCGCCCACCCTTTCCCCCACGGCCTGCGCAGGTCCATCAAGACTGGCTCCCTCAAATCCCGCCCCAAATCTATTTAACCTACACACCAGACCCTCAGGCTCCGCCCAAATCGATGGAGCTCAGCCTCGGACCCACTAAATCCCTCCCAGCATCCACTAGGCCCTGCCCCATGCCAGACCCCGCCCCCTGGTACCTAAGGCCCCGCCCCATTCCCCAAAGGCCGCATCCTCCCCGggcccagaccccagaccccgAATTCGGCCCACCACCCTCACCGTAGGTCTCGGCCATGACTCGGTCGCGGCCGCTTGGGGCCGCAAT
It contains:
- the RAB4B gene encoding ras-related protein Rab-4B, whose translation is MAETYDFLFKFLVIGSAGTGKSCLLHQFIENKFKQDSNHTIGVEFGSRVVNVGGKTVKLQIWDTAGQERFRSVTRSYYRGAAGALLVYDITSRETYNSLAAWLTDARTLASPNIVVILCGNKKDLDPEREVTFLEASRFAQENELMFLETSALTGENVEEAFLKCARTILNKIDSGELDPERMGSGIQYGDASLRQLRQPRSAQAVAPQPCGC